In a genomic window of Leishmania donovani BPK282A1 complete genome, chromosome 32:
- a CDS encoding ras-related protein rab-2a, putative, with product MSQSNYVFKYIIIGDSGVGKSCLLLQFTDKRFEPLHDLTIGVEFGARLISIQGKSVKLQIWDTAGQESFRSITRSYYRGASGALLVYDVTRRDTFTHLQSWLEDAKANANTALVIMLIGNKCDLESKRQVSREEGEAFARCNGLMFMETSAKTSQNVDDAFLQTAALIYDNVQLGMIDASVVSGRPGTQVNNAHLQNALANNNNRNSGCAC from the coding sequence atgtcgCAGAGCAACTACGTGTTCAAATACATCATTatcggcgacagcggcgttgGCAAGAGCTGTCTGCTGCTCCAGTTCACGGACAAGCGCTTCGAGCCGTTACACGACTTGACCATCGGCGTAGAGTTTGGGGCGCGGCTCATTTCCATCCAAGGCAAGAGTGTCAAGCTGCAGATTTGGGATACGGCTGGGCAGGAGAGCTTCCGTAGCATCACCCGTAGCTACTACCGCGGTGCTAGCGGGGCTCTGCTCGTCTACGACGTCACCCGACGCGATACCTTCACGCACCTGCAGAGCTGGCTGGAGGATGCCAAGGCAAACGCGAACACGGCACTTGTGATTATGCTGATTGGTAACAAGTGCGACCTCGAGAGCAAACGCCAGGTGAGccgagaggaaggagaggcgtTTGCGCGCTGCAATGGGCTGATGTTTATGGAAACGAGCGCCAAGACATCGCAGAACGTCGACGATGCTTTCCTGCAGACGGCAGCGCTCATCTACGACAACGTGCAGCTTGGCATGATCGATGCGTCTGTCGTCTCTGGACGTCCAGGGACGCAGGTGAACAACGCACATTTGCAGAATGCGCTtgccaacaacaacaacagaaacaGCGGGTGCGCATGCTAG
- a CDS encoding calpain-like cysteine peptidase, putative, translating into MPRRALLGNWFEEEAYERDRRRLMQGRSGGIVEASAEVAHMMAKIRHHNAPHPIAPIAEDGYLHFYVPLMLQNAHTCGFLSVDLDDRKATPTGWQVECSTAPAEEATSRCTVVLTPAAMPQVDSFPIPEDEADVVHYGQPFYLMTVRELCDDPLFLMSEFITPGCASRVTQKLQHTYFSPDGGSAAAMWCVEDANPAYQEDMRDHPVKADDVIRIRHNMTAAPLASLREVFYNDFGAQFEVGCGRLTALATKRRGGPPAPENLWMFIHNGQGLQQESDEGAVRGEEDTQEASAAP; encoded by the coding sequence ATGCCTCGAAGAGCTCTACTCGGAAACTGGTTTGAGGAGGAAGCGTATGAGCGAGACCGCCGGCGACTCATGcagggccgcagcggcggcatcgtggAGGCCTCAGCCGAGGTGGCACACATGATGGCCAAGATTCGGCATCACAACGCCCCTCATCCTATCGCGCCGATCGCAGAGGATGGGTACTTGCACTTCTACGTCCCGCTGATGCTCCAAAACGCTCACACGTGCGGCTTTCTTAGCGTGGACCTTGACGACCGCAAGGCCACACCAACAGGGTGGCAGGTAGAATGCTCCACCGCCccagcggaggaggcgacgtCGCGGTGCACCGTGGTGCTTACGCCTGCTGCGATGCCACAGGTGGATAGCTTCCCTATTCCCGAAGATGAGGCGGACGTGGTGCATTATGGTCAGCCATTCTATCTGATGACGGTGCGCGAGCTCTGCGACGATCCGCTGTTCCTGATGTCGGAGTTTATCACGCCGGGGTGCGCGTCCCGGGTGACACagaagctgcagcacacgTACTTTTCTCcagacggcggcagcgcggcggccatgTGGTGCGTCGAGGACGCGAACCCCGCCTACCAGGAGGACATGCGTGATCATCCTGTCAAGGCGGATGATGTGATCCGCATTCGCCACAACATGACAGCCGCACCACTGGCGAGCCTGCGGGAAGTCTTCTACAACGATTTTGGCGCGCAGTTTGAGGTGGGCTGTGGGCGCCTTACGGCGCTAGCAACCAAGAGGCGCGGTGgcccgccggcgccggaAAACCTGTGGATGTTCATTCACAATGGCCAAGGACTTCAGCAAGAGTCTGACGAGGGTGCGGTGCGCGGTGAGGAAGATACTCAGGAGGCCTCGGCGGCACCATGA
- a CDS encoding cop-coated vesicle membrane protein p24 precursor, putative, with protein sequence MFLHYMVTMGGSMDIDCTILAPDKTVIWNAERDTENRVLFKSRIPGSYAFCFSNRMSTLTSKVVSFSVMVGNGNAADVMRPKGAESDSLHRSIMRLQQGLREIEELQQALRTREQDHRATTEVANTRVVVFCILESVFIIGMGVGSVLYLRQMFVTKRMV encoded by the coding sequence ATGTTCCTGCACTACATGGTGACTATGGGCGGTTCCATGGACATTGACTGTACGATTTTGGCGCCGGACAAGACTGTCATCTGGAATGCCGAGCGCGACACGGAGAACCGTGTCCTCTTCAAGTCCCGCATACCCGGCTCGTACGCCTTCTGCTTTAGCAACCGCATGAGCACGTTGACTTCGAAGGTGGTGTCCTTCTCTGTGATGGTGGGAAATGGAAACGCCGCCGACGTGATGCGGCCGAAGGGGGCGGAGTCGGACTCACTTCACCGCTCCATCATGCGTCTGCAGCAGGGATTGCGGGAgatcgaggagctgcagcaggctcTGCGCACCCGTGAGCAGGACCACCGCGCCACAACCGAGGTCGCCAATACACGCGTTGTGGTCTTCTGCATCCTGGAGAGCGTATTCATTATCGGCATGGGTGTCGGAAGCGTCCTCTATCTGCGCCAGATGTTTGTGACGAAGCGCATGGTTTGA